A portion of the Allorhodopirellula heiligendammensis genome contains these proteins:
- a CDS encoding N(4)-(beta-N-acetylglucosaminyl)-L-asparaginase encodes MITRRQLMGTTAMVATGGLIAMADETHPLNRPVVISTWRHGLAANEAAWAVLSKGGRALDAVEAGVRQSESDPAVSSVGVGGLPDASGEVTLDACIMDEHGDCGSVAYLKDIENPITVARMVMEQSPHVMMVGEGAKSFALAKGMKEKNLLTPNAKEEWEKWKAKHPDAIKHWEINIENHDTIGMVAIDAAGNLSGACTTSGLAWKLPGRVGDSPIIGAGLYVDNEVGAASATGVGEAVIRAVGSFLVVELMRQGNSPQDACRLATERVIEKNPQWKEIQVGFIAVDKRGRVGGYCIQPGFDYAVCDQATGNRMIIAPSRIPTSS; translated from the coding sequence ATGATTACCAGACGCCAATTAATGGGCACGACTGCAATGGTCGCGACCGGAGGACTGATCGCGATGGCAGACGAGACACACCCCCTCAATCGCCCCGTGGTGATATCCACATGGCGGCACGGTCTGGCTGCCAACGAAGCCGCGTGGGCGGTTCTATCAAAGGGTGGCCGGGCGTTGGATGCCGTCGAAGCCGGAGTTCGCCAAAGCGAGTCAGACCCGGCGGTGTCAAGCGTAGGCGTTGGCGGTCTTCCCGATGCGTCGGGTGAAGTCACGCTCGACGCATGCATCATGGATGAGCATGGTGACTGTGGATCGGTCGCCTATCTGAAGGACATTGAGAACCCGATCACAGTCGCCCGCATGGTGATGGAACAATCGCCCCACGTTATGATGGTCGGTGAAGGTGCAAAGTCCTTCGCGCTGGCTAAAGGAATGAAAGAGAAAAACCTACTCACCCCCAACGCCAAGGAGGAGTGGGAAAAATGGAAAGCCAAACATCCCGATGCGATCAAGCACTGGGAAATCAACATCGAAAACCATGACACCATTGGGATGGTCGCGATTGACGCCGCCGGAAACTTGTCCGGTGCATGTACCACCAGCGGTCTGGCGTGGAAGTTGCCTGGACGCGTCGGGGACTCACCCATCATCGGCGCCGGCCTGTATGTCGACAACGAAGTCGGCGCTGCCAGCGCGACGGGCGTAGGGGAAGCGGTCATCCGAGCAGTGGGCAGCTTTCTAGTCGTGGAACTCATGCGGCAAGGAAACTCACCGCAAGACGCTTGCCGGTTGGCGACCGAGCGCGTCATTGAGAAGAACCCGCAGTGGAAGGAAATCCAAGTTGGCTTCATCGCAGTGGATAAACGTGGCCGAGTCGGCGGCTACTGTATCCAACCAGGTTTCGACTACGCCGTCTGCGACCAAGCAACTGGAAATCGCATGATAATTGCACCGAGCCGCATCCCCACCAGCAGCTAA
- a CDS encoding copper homeostasis protein CutC — protein sequence MSVVLEVCVDSYASAAAAKAGGADRLEVCNALTVGGTTPSFGLVEQCVAQLEMPVMMMIRPHDGGFVYDRDDLDTMLSDIKVAKSIGVHGVVFGALTPERRLDRTSCLRLIEAAGSLKTTFHRAFDLVSEPLAVLRELELLGIDRVLTSGQRATALAGAPLIRRLTERAVALSVLAGAGVNAENARQLVELTGVREIHASASVVARGEQAHDEIAFGSQRRITCSDRVRAIKDAIRNLASTT from the coding sequence TTGTCCGTCGTCCTCGAGGTCTGTGTTGATTCCTATGCGTCTGCCGCTGCTGCCAAGGCGGGCGGAGCGGACCGGTTAGAAGTCTGTAACGCACTTACGGTCGGCGGGACAACACCGAGTTTCGGGCTTGTCGAGCAATGTGTGGCCCAGTTAGAGATGCCCGTCATGATGATGATCCGACCGCATGACGGCGGATTCGTCTACGACCGGGATGATCTCGATACGATGCTGTCAGACATCAAGGTCGCTAAATCGATTGGGGTTCACGGCGTCGTTTTCGGTGCGTTGACGCCTGAACGGAGGCTCGACCGAACGAGCTGTTTGCGACTAATTGAGGCCGCAGGTTCTTTAAAAACAACCTTTCATCGAGCTTTCGACCTCGTCTCAGAACCCTTGGCTGTGCTTCGCGAACTGGAGCTTCTGGGCATCGATCGTGTGCTCACATCGGGACAGCGAGCGACGGCGTTGGCGGGTGCCCCATTGATCCGCAGGTTAACTGAACGAGCGGTGGCGTTGAGCGTGCTGGCTGGCGCGGGAGTCAACGCGGAGAACGCACGGCAATTAGTCGAGCTGACCGGTGTGCGTGAGATCCACGCGAGTGCCAGCGTAGTGGCGCGAGGCGAGCAAGCGCATGACGAGATTGCTTTTGGATCCCAACGTCGCATCACCTGCTCGGATCGCGTCCGGGCCATCAAGGACGCAATTAGAAACCTCGCCTCCACGACATGA